In Opitutales bacterium, the sequence TCGGCCTTCGGCTGAGGAATCCAACGAGCCACTACACTCAAATCGACATCAAGTGCGGATAGAATAGAAAGAAAATGTATGAGCGAAATGGACTCACCCCGCTCCAATCGTCTCACGGTGTTTACTGAAGTGTCTGACAACTTTGCCAGATCAGCCTGACGCATCCTTCGGTCAAAACGAAGCTCTCTTACAGACTCTCCTATATCATGAATGTATTCGGATAGAGTTTTAAGATTCATTTTTTGAGAACTTAATTCACAGCCATCCCATAAGACCTGATGGCGGAGATCAAACCTGAGTATTGATGGGCTGTAGCGGTTGATCGTGTCTA encodes:
- a CDS encoding helix-turn-helix domain-containing protein gives rise to the protein MNLKTLSEYIHDIGESVRELRFDRRMRQADLAKLSDTSVNTVRRLERGESISLIHFLSILSALDVDLSVVARWIPQPKAESLEDFMESDKPQRVRVR